The region TTTTTAGTAACTAATTTTTCTATTGTTATAGGAAGTTGTTTGCATAATTTTAAAAATGCAATTTTATCGCCAGTTACAATTTCGTAAAATTTATCAATAGATATCCTTCGTAAGCTTTCATTAGACTGTTGTTTAATTTTATCAAGCGTAATAATCCAAGGGATATTTTGTGATTTAATAGCGATTATTTCAACTAAAGCACAAATACTACTATCTTTATCTTTAGAATTTAGCAAGTGATTTTGCATTCTCATATAAGTTTTTGCCGATGAAGAACTATTCATTGTATTATGTTTATTTTTAAGCTCTATATAATATGTTTTATTAAAATCTTTAAAAATAATATCCCAACCTTCTTTTGGAACTTCACAATTTTTAATAAATTTAAAAATATTTTGATGAAAATATCCTATCGAATTACTATTACTTTTATCTCTTTGACGATGAATCTCATAATTAATTATTTCTTCATAACTTTTATTAAAAGCATATTTATCAAATAATAGTTTTATAGGGTCAATTAAATTTGAATTAAAAGTTTTTAAATCAATTGAATTTAAACTGCTTTCATATTCTTTTAATACATCTAGTACTAAATTTTCAAAATCACTTTGCTTTATAAAGTCTAAATAATATTTATTATCCATCATAACTCCTTTAAAGTTTTAATAATCTCTAAACCAACAGCTTTAGCTAAATTACAAGGAACAGCATTGCCGATTTGTTTATATTTTGAAGCAATTGAACCCATAAATTCCCATTCATCTGGAAAACTTTGAATTCTAGCATTTTCTCTTACGCTAAATGGTCTTACTTCAAGCGGATGGCATCTTTCTGTTTGTTTCATTTGTGGAGTTGTAAGGACGGTAAGACTTGGTTCGTCTAAACTTAACCTTCTTAAAATTCCCGTCCTTCCACCGCCCATATTCCAACAATTTTTCATATATTCTTTAGCAATTTTAGGGTCAATATCCTTCCAGTATCCACCAGCTGGAACAAGAGTAAAAATTTTTTCTTTTTCTTTGGAATATTTAGCACACTCGCTTTTAGGAACATCTTTTAAAACATCCCTTAAAACAAGTTTTTTATCACTTTGCTTAGGAAAATTAAAATTAATTTTATCTATTAAATCATTTCTAATTCCTACCACTATTAATCTCTCTCTTTTTTGAGCTACTTCGTAATCAAGTGCATTTAATACTTGATGTTGTACTGAATAATTTTGTTCTCTAAACACATCACAAATAACCTTAAAAGTATTGCCTTTATCATGAGTTAATAATCCTTTTACATTTTCAAACAAAAACATCTTTGGCTGTAATTTATGTAAAAATATAGCATAGTGATAAAACATAGTTCCACGAGTATCAAGAAGACCAAGTCTTTTACCAGCATAACTAAAACTTTGACAAGGCGCTCCACCAGAAATCAAATCGAGCTCATATTTTTTAATATCAAATAATTTCTCTAAATCTTTATTAGCAACTTTTTCAATATCGTCACATATTACATTCCAATTTTTTCTATTATGTTTTAAGGTATTAGCTGCATTTTTATCAATCTCAATAAGTCCTAAATGAGAAAACCCAGCCATTTCAAGCCCAAGTGCCAAGCCACCAGCTCCTGCAAAAAGTTCTATGCTTTTATAAATCATTAAAATCCTTAAGTATTTTTATCATATTAACTGAAAAAATTAAATTCATACAATTATGCATTATTTATAAAAAAAAAGAGCAGTTTAATTGTAAAGCCACAGGATTTTGTAAAGCAAACAGTATTAAGCATAATTTTTTACCAATAGCTCACGAGTATATTTTCGTGTTTAGAAAATAAAAACCAAATTCCTATTTCAAATTCTTGATTTTTCGCATTGCTAGAATATAGACTAAAATAAATGAAAGTAAAAATAATCTATTCATATATTCATAAAAAATACCGCTTCTATCAAAGCAAATAATTTGAATATAAAAAGCTATAAAAGATATTAGAGTGATTATTTTTGTAATTGCTCTAATGTTTGATTTATAGTGATTTAATAAATAAAATATATCAATATAAATAATAGGCATTATTATTATGCTAAGTTCAGTTAATGCCATTATAAACACTATTCCAACGATAAAAATAGTTAAAACAATAGTAATACCAAGATAAAAACTAAAAGGTATTATCAAATTAGTCTTACTAGCAATTGAGCTAAAATCTAAAGTTAAAAAATAAGCTAAAGAGCGTTTTGGAGTAATCTCATTAAAATGCCTTTCTTTTATCATTGATAAAATCAGTGCAAGTATGAAAAAAATAATAAAACCAATGGCTTTATAATTAATTGAAAGTATAAAATTATCTTCTAAATAAACCCTAAGCCAATGAAAGCATACTAAATAATAATCAATAAGATAAAACGCTATTATTACAATGATAGTTTTGATTATTTTATTTTTTGTGATTGAATTAAGCCTTTGTAAAGTGCTAAGAATTAGTATAAAATCAATAGCAAGATAAAAATTAGCATATAAACCCTGAAAAATAATTTGAGAATAACTCATAAAATCATTTTTAATAAAAGCAAAATCTACATTATTAGCTAAAACTAAACGCACAAATCTTGAAAACTCTATCAAACAATAAAACAAGCCAAATGCTAAAATCGGAAAAATAAAAACCATAAAGGCATACGAACGCCTACTCATAGTAGCTCTTAAATCAAAATTAGCTACATTAATCAAAGCTTCTTTTATGCAATTCATTTTGTATACCCCCCCCCATTAACAACTCACAAATATCAACACCTAAAACTTTGCTTATATTATAAATATGCTCTAGGTTAAAATGTTTGCCGTTTTTGTTGTTTTCGCAATTTGAATAAAAGGCTATTGATTTTATGCCTATACTTAGGGCCAAATCTAGTTGGCTTATGTTTTTTTCGGTTCTAAATTTTTTAACATTACTTGATACTAATTTATAAAATTCTTCTATTTCTTCAGTGTTTTTCATACATTATCCTATAGGTAAAATCTAATAATTTAAACGATATAAAATTTAAAATCTATATCCTATAAGATGAATTAATGTATTTATGATAAATTTGATTTTAAATTTATTTAAGGAGAAAAAATGAAAAAATTATTTTTGTTTTATTTTGTGTATTTTTTGTAGTTGGTTGTGGGTCGGATAGTCCTGATAGTGTTGCTAAAAATTTTATTGAATATTTAAATAAAGGCGACATAGAAAAAGCATTTAAATGCACTGAGTTTATAGAGCTAGAAGATGATGAAGATAAAGCTTATGCTAAAGATAAACTTAATCGTATGTCAAAAATTTTTTAAATCATTCAAATGAACAAGGTGGCTTTAAAAATGTAGAAATAGCTAGCTCTAACATAGATAACGATACTGCACAAGTAAGATTACAAATCAATTTAAAAATGGCACAAGCGAATCAAGGGATTTTAATCTTTACAAAAAAGATGGTAAATGGTATTTAGATTTTGGATATATATCATCAAAGAAAGATGATGAAGAGATAGCAAAATCAGCAGTCAACCTTGCTTCTCTTATAGATGATTTAAAATCTTACTATGCTAAAAAGGGAGCTTTTAGTAATAATATTAAAGAAATGACAGTTGTACCAATAAATGAAAACGGGGAATTTTATGTAAGCAATCACCCTTGCTTAAAAATAGATACAAAAGACAAATCTATCATTATCACAAACATAAACAAAAACAGCAATAAGCTTTGCACAAAAATATTGCAATTGGATATCATTCAGCAAATTCTAAACAAAGTTGATTTAAGCAAGAAAAATTCTATTACAATCAATTTATAGTAATAACTTTTTGTTTTATAAGTGTATTTTAGGCTTACAGCAAACTAGCCTAAAATACACAAAATAATTTTAAACAATTAAATTTCATCTTATCTTTACATATATTTGTGATTTTAATTTGACTTTTTAAAAGCCAAAATTTTACATATTTTCAAATAAACTTTTGTTTAAATATGTTTGTCTTAATGCAATAATTTGCAATACTGCAGGAAAAGTTACTCTATAAGCAGGTCCAGCAATGTCCCAAGCAGTCCAAAACCCAGTAATAATCCAGCCAATAGGACCTGCTGCAAGAGACAAGGTTCTAGCAATTGCTGCATTTCCTGCTAATCTTAATCCATGTCCAAATAGTATTCTCCAAACAAAGTTAATTAATTTAAGTGTAAACACATAAGATTTAAAACCACCTAATCTAAATACTGTAATCCCTATTGTAGCAAGTCCTTGTGCTTTTAGTTGTGTGTATTCTATACCAAATTCTTTTGCAAGCTCTTTTAGTTGTTCATCACTTAATTGTGTTTGCATATCTTCTAAAATTTTTTGCAAAAGATTTGTTTCTATCGTAGTTGTACTAGAATTTTTATTATAATTTACTCCTTGTTTATCACAAACATCGCATAAAATTTCTCTATATAAAACTCCTTCATTAAATCTCAAAAAATTAGCAAAGCTATTTCCACCAAATTTTTGCAATTCTTCTGCCAAATCTTCCCAATATTTAGAATAATCTTCACCATATCTTTTATAGTTTGTTCCTACTGTGATTGATTCTGTAAGTCTCAATTCTCCATCTTTAGGATCTTTTATCAATACATCTGCAAGCCCTTTCAGCTCATCACTGCTTAATTTACTTAAAAACTCTAAGTCTTTATCATATCTATAAGCCATTTACTCTCCTTAATTATTAAAATAGATGTTATTTTACCCCCCCCCCTAACTTAAAAAAACATTAATATATATAATGTAACAAAAAGGAGTTTAAATGAGAGAATATTTAGCAACTTATATAGATAAAGATTATAAAGCATTTCACAAAAAACTAGTTTTTACAAAATACGAGATTTTAGGAATTCACTCTAAATTACTTAAAGACTATGTAAAAAATCTTCAAAAAGGGCATAAAGCTGTATTTGATATAAAAAGCAATAATACTATATAAATATGGCTAGGGCTTGATAGGTGCTTTTGGCTAATGAATTTAAATTAAGAATTTCGTTTTTAAAATCGCATAATTTAGACAAAAATACGCTTAAATTAACCATACAAAAATGTAAAGTTAATTACCAAAAAATAATTTATAAATTTTATCAAATTGCAAAAACCATAAAAATTAACTTATTCTTAAAATATCAATAAAATTTCTTACAATAAAACTATTGATATGAATATAATAAAATCTAATATTCTACAAATACCACAAATAAAAATATCCAAAACATAAAAACCTATCAAAATACTAGCGACGATAGATTGTTTTAACATTGAATTTAATTTATAAATTTATTATAATTGCCATAGTTTTTTAATATCATTTTAAAATACCAAAAAACAAATAGTTATAATCTAAATTTCTCTAATCTTATTGCTAATTACAACTATAAAAATAATTATAAACAAGCAAATAAGATTAAAAATGTTTATTTTTAGTTTTAAAAAATAGATCAAATATTAAATATTTTTCGCCTTACTACCAAAAAACATTAAAGTATCATTTTTAACATTATTCATATCAAAACTAAAAATTTGTTCTAAACTAGAGCATTCAAAAAACATACCTTGCATATTTTTTACATTACTAGTATTGAAATTTAAAGGTTTATTAAAATTAATACAATGCGCAAACATCCATTCCATATTTGTAACACTACTTGTATCAAATTTTAATTCTTCATTAAAATACGAACAACCAAAAAACATCATACTCATATCAGCTACCCTGCTTGTATCCCAAGTATTTATCCCACTAAAATCTTTTCTTTTACTATCGTTAAAAAGTCCACTCATATCAATTATTAAACTAGTATCAATATCAGCTAAATTGATGCTATTATCTTTTAATATCTCTTGTAATTGCTCTTTTGTGCTAGGTCTTAACATATTGCATCCACCATACTTTTAACATACTCTCCTATAAATTGAGGAGCGTTTTTTCCATGCTTTTCTAATAATTTTACAATAGCTGAACCAACTATTATTCCATCGGCAATTTTACTAATCTCTTTTGCTTGAGTCGGTGTTGAAATCCCAAAACCTATAGCACAAGGTAAATTTGAATGTTTTTTTATGACTTTTACAATGGAGCTTAAATCCGTATTTATGTTTGCTCTTTCTCCAGTAACTCCTAAAGATGACACAAGATATATAAACCCACTTGCATCTTTTGCTATCATTTTTATCCTATCATTTGAAGTTGGTGCGATAAGTGATATTAAAGCCACATCGTATTTTAAAGAATACTCTAAAAACTCGCCTTTTTCTTCATAAGGCAAATCAGGCAAAATTATCCCACTAATTCCTACATCTTTACACTTTTTAAAAAATTCATCACTTCCATAAGAAAAAACCACATTAGAATAAGTCATAAAAACAAGCGGCACATTAACGCTAAGCTCTTTAACCATATCAAAGATTTTATCCGTTGTAACACCATTAGCTAAAGCTCTTGCATTTGCTTCTTCAATCACTTCGCCTTCAGCCGTAGGGTCTGAAAATGGAATTCCTAGCTCAATTAAACTTGCCCCATTTAGCTGCATTTCCTTAATCGCTTCTTTAGTAGTATCTAAATCAGGGTCGCCACAAGTTATAAAGCCTATGAAAGCTTTTTTATCCATAAACGCATTTTTTATCTTATTCATAAATATTTTCTCCTTTATATCTAGCAATAGCAGCACAATCTTTATCGCCCCTACCTGAAAGCGTAACTACAATTATGCTATCTTTTGGCATTTTTGGTGCGATTTGCATAGCGTGATATACTGCGTGTGCTGATTCAATCGCAGGGATAATTCCTTCAACTTTAGTTAAATACTCAAACGCCTCCACAGCTTGTGCGTCCGTAACGCCAACATATTTTGCTCTTTTTATATCGTGCAAATACGCATGCTCAGGTCCAACCCCAGGATAATCAAGCCCCGCCGAGATAGAATAAACAGGTGCAATTTGACCATATTTATCTTGACAAAAATACGATTTCATTCCATGAAATATCCCAACGCTTCCTACATTTATCGTTGCAGCTGTTTTAGGGGTATTTATCCCATCTCCTGCAGCCTCGCAACCTATAAGCTCCACATCTTTATCATCTATAAAATGATAAAAACTTCCAATAGCATTAGAACCACCACCAACACAAGCTAAAACAGCGTTTGGTAGCTTGCCTTCAATTTCTAAAATCTGCTCTTTTATCTCTTTAGAAATCACTGCTTGAAAATCTCTTACCATAGTTGGAAACGGGTGTGGTCCCATAACAGAGCCAAGACAATAATGAGTATCATGCATTCTACTAACCCATTCTTTTAGCGTTGCTGATACGGCGTCTTTTAGTGTAGCTGTGCCACTTTTAACAGCTATTACTTTTGCTCCAAGTAATTTCATACGATAAACATTTAGCGCTTGTCTTATGGTATCTTCTTCACCCATATAAACTACACACTCCATTCCAAAAAGTGCCGCTGCAGTTGCAGTCGCCACTCCGTGCTGACCTGCTCCAGTTTCAGCTATTAGCCTAGTTTTTCCCATCTTTTTAGCTAAAAGCGCTTGACCTAAAACATTGTTTATCTTATGTGCTCCTGTGTGGTTTAAATCTTCTCTTTTAAGATAAATTTTTGCTCCACCTAAATCCTTTGTCATAGATTTTGCATAATATAGCCTTGATGGGCGATTTGCATAATCGTTTAATAAATTTTGCAATTCCTGATTGAAATTCTCATCATTTTTATAAAATTCATAAGCTTTTTCTAGCTCAATTACTGCATTCATAAGTGTTTCTGGCATATATTGTCCGCCGTGTATCCCAAAACGACCTTTCATTCTCACTCCTTGTATAAAATCTTTTACCATTTTTTCATCTTTAAAGCCATTTATTTCAACCCCCGAACTAATATCTAGTGCATAAGGGTTTAGCTTTTTTGCTTTGTATAAATTGCTGTAATTTAGCCCACCTGCTAAAAAATACTCTCTATTAAATCCAGCCAAAAGCCCCCAATCAAAGCTTTTTCCACTTCCTGCTACTTTATAATCAAGCAAAACATAATCAGCACTTGATTTTAAAGCTTTTTCTAAGTCTGCTTTATCGTTTATCCCGTAAGCTTTTATGATAGGCTTACTTGTTAGGCTTTTTAGTTCTTTTATATAATCATCATCTTCATTTGCGTGAAGCTGTATAATGTCTATAAAATCAAGAGCTTTGCAAATTTCGTTTGTTTTGGCGTCACAAAACACCCCAACGCTTAAAATATCTTTATCTAAATCATTTTTTAGGCTTTTTGCCGTATCAAAATCAATATATCTTTTGCTATTTTTAGCAAAAATAAAACCTACAAAATCAGGTTTATAAGCATTCATAATCCTTATTTCATCAAGGTTTTTTATCCCACAAATCTTAACTTTACTCATAAAAGTGCTTTTAATTCTTTAAGTTTTTGTGCTTTATCATTTGCTTTCATCAAGCTTTCACCTATCAAAGCTCCGTTTACGCCACCAAGTGCTAGAGTTTTTATATCATTTGCGTCTTTTATGCCACTTTCTGCTATAAAAATCACATCATTTGGGACTAATTTTCTAAGATTTAGGCTATTGTTTGTATCTACACTAAAATCTTTTAGATTTCTATTATTTACGCCGATTATTTTTGCACCAACCTTTAAGGCTTTTTTGATTTCATCTTCATCGTGAGCTTCAACTAAAGCACAAATGCCTAAATCATCACATATTTTAAGGTATTCTTTAAGCTTTATTTCATCTAAAACCGAGCAAATAAGTAGTACAGCACTTGCCCCTAATAGCCTTGCTTCATAAATCATATAGCTATCTATTATAAAATCTTTTCTAAGCGTTGGAATAGATATATTTTGTGAGATTTGCTCAAGGTATAAATTATCTCCTAAAAACCATTTAGGTTCAGTTAAAACTGACACTGCATTTGCACCAGCACTTTCATAATCTTTTGCAATTTTTAAATAATCAAATTCGTTTGCAATGATACCTTTAGAAGGAGATGCCTTTTTACACTCGCAAATAAAGGCAAAATCAGTATTTTTAAGACTATTATAAAAGCTAAAATCTCCTTTTTTAACCTTTAGTGCTTTTTCTTTAACCTCATCAAAACCCATTATTTTCTTGGCTTCTTGCACCCTGATTGTCGCATAATCACAAATTGCAGTTAAGATATTCATTTTTTACTCATTGCTTATTTTTATTAAATCCTCTAAAGTTTTTAAGGCTTTTTTAGATTTTATAAGTTCATTTGCTAAATTTATACCGTCTTTTAAAGTATCGACTTTGCCACCTACATAAAGTGCTGCACCGGCGTTAAGTAAAACTACATTTTTTCTATGTCCTTCTTCGCCACTAAGAATACTTCTAGTAATTTGTGCGTTTTCTTTAGCGTCGCCACCTAAAATATCACTTTTAAGACATCTTTTTAAGCCAAAATCTTCAGGCTTAATGGTGTAGCTTTTATACCAGCCGTCTTTAAACTCACATATAGCAGTTTCACTACTTAATGAAATCTCATCAAGCTTATCTTTGCCATACACAACCATACCACGCTTAACCCCAAGGCTCATTAAAACATTTGCAAGTGGGATTAATAAATGCTCATCATATACGCCTAAAACTTGCATAGATGGGCTTGCTGGATTTGTTAAAGGTCCAAGGATATTAAAAACCGTTCTAAATCCAAGCTCACGCCTTAAGGTTCCTACATATTTCATAGATGAGTGATAATTTTGTGCGAAAATAAAACAAAGTCCAACTTTATTTAATAATTCTACACATTTTTGTGGGCTTTGGTTGATATTTACTCCAAGTGCTTCAAAACAATCTGCTGTGCCACTTTTTGATGAGGCTGCACGGTTGCCATGTTTTGCTACTTTTACGCCACCACTAGCTACTACGATAGCTGATGTAGTAGAGATATTAAAACTATTTGAGCCATCTCCACCAGTTCCAACTAAATCAAGCACTTCTAAATTTACACAATCTACTTTTTGTGAATGTGCTCTCATAGCTGCTGCACAACCTGCTATTTCAGGTATGGTTTCGGCTTTTGTGCTTTTAGTTGATAGGGCTGCTAAAAAGGCTGCATTTTGAGTTTGGGTAGTATTACCACTCATAATTTCATTTATCACATTATACGCTTCATCATAAGTTAAATCTTCTTTGCTTACTATTTTTACAATGGCTTCTTTTATCATTATCCCTCCTTTAATAAAATTTCATTATATCACAAAATACGCCAAACATACGAAATTTGCTTAGTTTTACTATGATTCAAATATAAAACTAAATATTTTTTAAATATTCTTTTAGTTTTTCACTTTTAGGATTGTTAAAAAGTTCATTTTTATCGCCATATTCTATAATTTTTCCATCCTGCATAAAAACAATTTTATTGGCTATTCGCTTTGCTTGAGAAAGGTTGTGTGTAATTATTATAATTGTGTGATTTTTTACTAAATTTAAAAGTGTTTTTTCAATTATTTTTGTATTGTTAATATCAAGGTTTGAACAAGGTTCATCAAGTAATAATACTTTAGGATTTATGCTAAGTGTTCTTGCAATACATAATCTTTGCTTTTGACCACCACTTAAAATCAATGCACTTTTATTTAATTCATCTTTTATCTCATCATAAAGATTACATTCTTTTAAAAGATTTATCGCTAGATTATTTAAAACTTTTTTATCTTTTATTCCATGATAAATTGGAGCATATGTAAGATTTTGTAAAATTGACATAGGAAAAGGAGTTGCATTTTGAAGTAGCATTCCTACATTTTTTCTTAAAATATCTTTTTTTATAGTTTTGATATTTTGATTTTCAAAAAATATTTCTCCATTGTAATTTTCATTTATTAAGCTTATTGTATTTAAAAGTGTAGTTTTACCACTACCTGATTGACCTATAATTGCAGTAATTTTATTTTTTTCAAAATCAATATTAATGTTTTTTAAAATTTCTTTTTTATTTAAATTAACATATAAATTTTTAATTTCTATCATTTTTTGCCCCTAAAAAATAACTAAAACATAAAATAATTAGAACAATAACTAATAAAACTAAAGCAGTAGCATAAGCATTATCTATACAAAAACCTTGCGATGAAAGTATATAAATATGATTTGCAAGACTCATTGATGGCTTAAAAATATTAAAATTAACCCTAGAATTAATAACAGCCATACAAAACATAACAGCAGCAGTTGAACTAATAGCATAAGAAAAAGCTAAACTAAGCGTTAAAATTATATTTTTTATATTCTGTGGCAAAATAATCTTAAAAATAGTATAAATTTTGCTGACACCAAGTAAATAAGATGATAGAATAATCTCTTTAGATATATCATTAAAAGCTTTTTCAAATTTAAATAAAATCATAGGAAAAATCATTATTGCAAGTGTTAAGCCACCTGATAAAATAGATTTTGAAAAACCAAAATAAACACTAAAAATAGCATATCCAAACATTCCAATTACAATTGATGGCATACTCCCAATACACCTTATAAAAAAATGAATTACTGTTTTATATTTAATATTTTTTTCATAAAAAACTAAATATAAAGCACAACAAATTCCAAAAAATCCAGCTATTAATATAGCAATAAGCGATGATAAAATACTACCAATGATAGCAGGAGCTATACCACCACTACTTCCAAAAACATCACCTTGTGGAATTTGTGTTAAAAATTCAAAACTTACAAAGGCATAACCTTTATAAAATATATAAACAATCATAAAAAAAGCCACGCTTAAAATCAAGAAAGCACTAAAATAAACCCACAATAAAATTAAAAATTTATTCATATAAATTTCTTTTTTAAAAAATCAATCAAAATATTTATGCAAATTATCATAAAAACTAAAAAAAGCCCCATAGCAAATAAAGCTTGATAATGAGTGCTATTTACTTCTACCATACCCATTTCTAATGCTATTGTTGATGAGATGGTGCTTGATTTTCCAAATAAATTTGGAAAAATATGAGCATTGCCTATAACCATCATAACAGCCATTGTTTCTCCAATAGCTCTTCCTAAAGATAAAATTATGCCAACAAAAATACCTTTTAATGAATTTCGTATAATTATGCGTTGTATAAAATAAAATTTATCCACGCCTAAGGCATTTGATGATTTTTCGTATTTATTTTTTAAAATTTCTATAGTTTGAGTATTTACATTGATAATAAATGGTAAAACCATAATACTTAAAATAATCCCACCAGCTAAAACACTCTCTCCAGAACTTTTACCTAAAACTTCAAAACCTTTTACTAAAATACTAAGACCTAAAAATCCATAAACAACGGATGGGATAGATGCTAAAAATAAAACTAAAAAATTTAAAAAATCTTTAATCTTTTTAGGCACAAAAAAACATAAAAATATACTAAAACCAAAACCTATAGGTAAAGCTATAAATACGCCTAAAAAAGCTATATATAAAGTCCCGATAATGATATTAAAAGCACCAAATTTATTATAATTTGGTCGCCATTTATCACCTAAAATAAAATCAAAAAAAGAATAATCTTTAAAAAATAAAAAAGATTCTTTTGCCATAAACAAAATTATCAAAAAAACTATGGCAAAAGAAATAAAAGTAGCAAATTTTAAAAATCTCTTAAAATATATATCCTTATACAAAACAAATCTTTATTTTACAGGTATATATCCATTATCAGATATAGACTTTTTACCTTTTTTTGAATATATATAGTCAATAAAAGCTTTTTCTTGCTCCGATAAATCTCCATCTTTTATTACAAGTAAAGGGCGTTTTATAAAATAAGAATTATTTAAAATATTTTCAACACTAGGCTCTATTCCATCAACATTTAAAGCCTCTAATTTATCCTTATTTTGATTATAAACTCCAAATGAAGCATAACCTATAGCATATTTATTTTCAGTAATTTTTTTAACTAAAGCACCCATTGATGGAGCTATTATCACATCTTCTTTAACTTCTAAATCTTTCATAACACTTTTTTGAAAA is a window of Campylobacter sp. MG1 DNA encoding:
- a CDS encoding DUF3944 domain-containing protein → MAYRYDKDLEFLSKLSSDELKGLADVLIKDPKDGELRLTESITVGTNYKRYGEDYSKYWEDLAEELQKFGGNSFANFLRFNEGVLYREILCDVCDKQGVNYNKNSSTTTIETNLLQKILEDMQTQLSDEQLKELAKEFGIEYTQLKAQGLATIGITVFRLGGFKSYVFTLKLINFVWRILFGHGLRLAGNAAIARTLSLAAGPIGWIITGFWTAWDIAGPAYRVTFPAVLQIIALRQTYLNKSLFENM
- a CDS encoding DNA cytosine methyltransferase; translation: MIYKSIELFAGAGGLALGLEMAGFSHLGLIEIDKNAANTLKHNRKNWNVICDDIEKVANKDLEKLFDIKKYELDLISGGAPCQSFSYAGKRLGLLDTRGTMFYHYAIFLHKLQPKMFLFENVKGLLTHDKGNTFKVICDVFREQNYSVQHQVLNALDYEVAQKRERLIVVGIRNDLIDKINFNFPKQSDKKLVLRDVLKDVPKSECAKYSKEKEKIFTLVPAGGYWKDIDPKIAKEYMKNCWNMGGGRTGILRRLSLDEPSLTVLTTPQMKQTERCHPLEVRPFSVRENARIQSFPDEWEFMGSIASKYKQIGNAVPCNLAKAVGLEIIKTLKEL
- the trpB gene encoding tryptophan synthase subunit beta, whose protein sequence is MSKVKICGIKNLDEIRIMNAYKPDFVGFIFAKNSKRYIDFDTAKSLKNDLDKDILSVGVFCDAKTNEICKALDFIDIIQLHANEDDDYIKELKSLTSKPIIKAYGINDKADLEKALKSSADYVLLDYKVAGSGKSFDWGLLAGFNREYFLAGGLNYSNLYKAKKLNPYALDISSGVEINGFKDEKMVKDFIQGVRMKGRFGIHGGQYMPETLMNAVIELEKAYEFYKNDENFNQELQNLLNDYANRPSRLYYAKSMTKDLGGAKIYLKREDLNHTGAHKINNVLGQALLAKKMGKTRLIAETGAGQHGVATATAAALFGMECVVYMGEEDTIRQALNVYRMKLLGAKVIAVKSGTATLKDAVSATLKEWVSRMHDTHYCLGSVMGPHPFPTMVRDFQAVISKEIKEQILEIEGKLPNAVLACVGGGSNAIGSFYHFIDDKDVELIGCEAAGDGINTPKTAATINVGSVGIFHGMKSYFCQDKYGQIAPVYSISAGLDYPGVGPEHAYLHDIKRAKYVGVTDAQAVEAFEYLTKVEGIIPAIESAHAVYHAMQIAPKMPKDSIIVVTLSGRGDKDCAAIARYKGENIYE
- a CDS encoding Eco47II family restriction endonuclease yields the protein MDNKYYLDFIKQSDFENLVLDVLKEYESSLNSIDLKTFNSNLIDPIKLLFDKYAFNKSYEEIINYEIHRQRDKSNSNSIGYFHQNIFKFIKNCEVPKEGWDIIFKDFNKTYYIELKNKHNTMNSSSSAKTYMRMQNHLLNSKDKDSSICALVEIIAIKSQNIPWIITLDKIKQQSNESLRRISIDKFYEIVTGDKIAFLKLCKQLPITIEKLVTKKIKYEKDTVLDELKAKNKDILIAFYKLAFATYEGFEKLD
- the trpC gene encoding indole-3-glycerol phosphate synthase TrpC is translated as MNILTAICDYATIRVQEAKKIMGFDEVKEKALKVKKGDFSFYNSLKNTDFAFICECKKASPSKGIIANEFDYLKIAKDYESAGANAVSVLTEPKWFLGDNLYLEQISQNISIPTLRKDFIIDSYMIYEARLLGASAVLLICSVLDEIKLKEYLKICDDLGICALVEAHDEDEIKKALKVGAKIIGVNNRNLKDFSVDTNNSLNLRKLVPNDVIFIAESGIKDANDIKTLALGGVNGALIGESLMKANDKAQKLKELKALL
- the trpA gene encoding tryptophan synthase subunit alpha; the encoded protein is MNKIKNAFMDKKAFIGFITCGDPDLDTTKEAIKEMQLNGASLIELGIPFSDPTAEGEVIEEANARALANGVTTDKIFDMVKELSVNVPLVFMTYSNVVFSYGSDEFFKKCKDVGISGIILPDLPYEEKGEFLEYSLKYDVALISLIAPTSNDRIKMIAKDASGFIYLVSSLGVTGERANINTDLSSIVKVIKKHSNLPCAIGFGISTPTQAKEISKIADGIIVGSAIVKLLEKHGKNAPQFIGEYVKSMVDAIC
- a CDS encoding BspA family leucine-rich repeat surface protein, translating into MLRPSTKEQLQEILKDNSINLADIDTSLIIDMSGLFNDSKRKDFSGINTWDTSRVADMSMMFFGCSYFNEELKFDTSSVTNMEWMFAHCINFNKPLNFNTSNVKNMQGMFFECSSLEQIFSFDMNNVKNDTLMFFGSKAKNI
- a CDS encoding helix-turn-helix domain-containing protein yields the protein MKNTEEIEEFYKLVSSNVKKFRTEKNISQLDLALSIGIKSIAFYSNCENNKNGKHFNLEHIYNISKVLGVDICELLMGGGIQNELHKRSFD